A part of Paraburkholderia largidicola genomic DNA contains:
- a CDS encoding MFS transporter, with protein sequence MRSAIAVHDPSRQLLPFRESLLAMLGIAFVTMLVALDQTIVGTALPRIVADLKGFDFYAWVATSYMLASVITIPIFGRLGDLYGRKPFLIAAILLFTLASVLCGLASNMLYLIAARGLQGIGGGILIGTVFATVADLFPDPKLRLRWLVFVTSSFGIANIVGPTLGGMLTQMQGWRLVFFVNVPVGIVSLVFVQMFVPKLRHLKASGPIQLDWLGAFVVAVTFGALQLLIELLPREGISGTTALLFAITAVCGLTLYFWEKRMGYPVVPVDVLLDRKLAPLFAMSVLGGFALFSMVFYVPLLFQGGYAMSPHDSGMLITPLLLGTTVGSVLNNRIVTRIRRANGLMYAGFAFFVIGCVALVSFKGHEPHIVWMACMGVSGLGLGLVATNLTICSQQIVARDHLGAVTALLQSLRIFGGMLGTAITGALLGHMYTQGVTRSLDSYQATQWLKSFASPDLMVDRNEQSALIEHLVAAGHSSDPMMHMAREALIASIHIGLSVAALAALIGLCLAWFVPAVQVTYAETEVRGA encoded by the coding sequence ATGAGGTCCGCCATTGCCGTTCACGATCCCAGCCGTCAACTGCTGCCGTTTCGCGAGTCGCTGCTCGCGATGCTCGGCATCGCCTTCGTCACGATGCTGGTCGCGCTCGACCAGACCATCGTCGGCACCGCGTTGCCGCGCATCGTCGCCGATCTGAAGGGCTTCGATTTCTACGCGTGGGTCGCAACCTCGTACATGCTCGCGTCCGTCATCACCATTCCGATTTTCGGGCGGCTCGGCGATCTGTACGGGCGCAAGCCGTTCCTGATCGCCGCGATCCTGCTGTTCACGCTGGCGTCGGTGCTGTGCGGGCTCGCCAGCAACATGCTGTACCTGATCGCCGCGCGCGGCTTGCAGGGCATCGGCGGCGGCATTCTGATCGGCACCGTGTTCGCCACGGTCGCCGATCTGTTCCCCGATCCGAAGCTCAGGCTGCGCTGGCTCGTGTTCGTCACGTCGTCGTTCGGTATTGCGAACATCGTCGGGCCGACGCTCGGCGGCATGCTCACTCAGATGCAGGGCTGGCGGCTCGTGTTTTTCGTCAACGTGCCCGTCGGCATCGTGTCGCTGGTCTTTGTTCAGATGTTTGTGCCGAAACTTCGCCATCTGAAAGCGAGCGGGCCGATCCAGCTCGACTGGCTCGGCGCATTCGTCGTCGCCGTGACGTTCGGCGCGCTGCAACTGCTGATCGAATTGCTGCCGCGCGAGGGCATCAGCGGCACGACGGCGCTGCTGTTCGCGATCACGGCCGTGTGCGGCCTGACGCTGTACTTCTGGGAAAAGCGCATGGGCTATCCCGTCGTCCCCGTCGACGTGCTGCTCGACCGCAAGCTGGCGCCGCTCTTCGCGATGTCGGTGCTGGGCGGCTTCGCGCTATTTTCGATGGTGTTCTATGTGCCGCTGCTGTTCCAGGGCGGCTACGCGATGTCGCCGCACGACTCCGGCATGCTGATCACGCCGCTGCTGCTCGGCACGACCGTCGGCAGCGTGCTGAACAACCGCATCGTCACGCGCATCCGGCGCGCGAACGGGCTGATGTATGCGGGCTTCGCATTCTTCGTGATCGGCTGCGTGGCGCTCGTCTCGTTCAAGGGCCACGAGCCGCATATCGTGTGGATGGCGTGCATGGGCGTGAGCGGACTGGGGCTCGGCCTCGTCGCGACCAACCTGACGATCTGCTCGCAGCAGATCGTCGCACGCGATCATCTCGGCGCGGTGACGGCGCTGCTGCAATCGCTGCGGATTTTTGGCGGCATGCTCGGCACCGCGATAACGGGCGCGCTGCTCGGGCATATGTACACGCAGGGCGTGACCCGCTCGCTCGATTCGTATCAGGCGACGCAATGGCTCAAGTCGTTCGCGAGCCCCGATCTGATGGTCGATCGCAACGAGCAGTCCGCGCTGATCGAGCACCTGGTGGCGGCGGGGCATTCCAGCGATCCGATGATGCACATGGCGCGCGAAGCGCTCATTGCATCGATTCACATCGGCTTGTCCGTCGCCGCGCTCGCGGCGTTGATCGGGCTGTGTCTCGCGTGGTTCGTGCCCGCCGTGCAGGTGACCTATGCCGAGACGGAAGTGCGCGGCGCCTGA
- a CDS encoding SDR family NAD(P)-dependent oxidoreductase — protein MGRLTGKVVLVTGGNSGIGLASAKRFVEEGAFVFVTGRRQSELDKAVAIIGHNVRALQGDVSKLDDLDRIFAAVQAEKGHLDVLFANAGLGSLAPLGAITEEQFDLTFDVNVKGTLFTVQKALPLMSAGASIILTGSTTGSKGTPAFSVYSATKAAIRNFARSWALDLKDSGIRVNVLSPGATATPGLMESLVSGAQLDAMIGALKVQTPLGRIADPNETAAVALFLASDESSFMTGSEVFVDGGLAQV, from the coding sequence ATGGGTAGGCTGACTGGAAAGGTTGTACTGGTAACCGGAGGCAATAGTGGCATCGGGCTGGCGAGCGCGAAGCGCTTCGTCGAGGAGGGAGCGTTCGTGTTTGTCACGGGGCGGCGTCAAAGCGAGCTTGACAAGGCTGTAGCGATCATCGGGCACAACGTGCGGGCGCTGCAGGGCGACGTGTCCAAGCTCGATGATCTCGACCGGATTTTTGCTGCTGTGCAGGCAGAAAAGGGGCACCTTGACGTGCTGTTCGCGAACGCGGGGCTGGGGTCGCTGGCGCCGCTTGGAGCGATCACGGAAGAGCAATTCGATCTTACGTTCGACGTCAACGTGAAAGGAACGCTGTTCACAGTTCAGAAGGCGTTGCCGCTGATGAGCGCGGGTGCTTCGATCATCCTGACCGGGTCAACGACAGGTTCGAAGGGGACGCCGGCGTTCAGCGTCTACAGCGCAACGAAAGCGGCAATCCGCAACTTTGCGCGCAGTTGGGCGCTCGATCTGAAGGACTCCGGAATCCGCGTGAATGTGCTGTCTCCCGGTGCGACGGCAACGCCGGGTTTGATGGAGAGCCTTGTCTCGGGCGCTCAACTCGATGCGATGATCGGCGCGTTGAAAGTGCAGACGCCGCTTGGGCGAATAGCTGATCCCAACGAAACCGCTGCCGTGGCGCTATTCCTTGCGTCGGACGAGAGCAGCTTTATGACCGGCAGTGAAGTGTTTGTCGACGGCGGTTTAGCGCAGGTCTAA
- a CDS encoding winged helix-turn-helix transcriptional regulator, with protein MKRDLFTCGLDAALAVIGGKWKPLILFHLAHDTRRYGELKRAIGAVSHKMLIQQLKELEVDGLVRRVDYKEIPPRVDYSLTEFGQTLANALAPLCEWGTAHAVEVGEMMTKREARTR; from the coding sequence ATGAAAAGAGATCTGTTCACCTGTGGTCTCGACGCGGCGCTGGCCGTAATCGGGGGCAAATGGAAACCCTTGATATTGTTTCACCTTGCACACGACACGCGACGTTATGGCGAGTTGAAGCGGGCGATCGGAGCAGTTAGCCATAAGATGCTCATCCAGCAATTGAAGGAATTAGAGGTCGATGGCCTCGTACGTCGTGTCGACTACAAGGAGATTCCGCCGCGAGTCGACTACTCGCTAACAGAATTCGGGCAGACACTGGCAAACGCGCTGGCCCCATTATGCGAATGGGGCACCGCGCATGCCGTGGAGGTTGGCGAGATGATGACGAAACGCGAAGCACGCACCAGGTGA
- a CDS encoding FUSC family protein produces the protein MEPSTDPADREPSADATRREMPAKHPFTAVGDWLARVDPGTHRRIKGLRLVTAYGLASALGTLQDITHGLPRDASVGLLAANFALWASVSEARTTRPESSRDLALLCAAAALGAAMYVYLAKPLLAFGHAGPELVLVTGAFLVGYLKRFGITGGGLGSQIYIGQLLAYGTNLVPADLPAIAIAGLIAMLASIVPRLLSGPAERPAVVAALSPGPEPVPGRPSPEFVMGLQAASGALVVVALNAWLNLAESVWAITACTYVVAGSATGTVQRVRRRIIGTLIGVPLGLICLPIAEHAPLLIWLAAALAMIVYSMALPERYDIACGAFAFTLIVTLAVNGMHSIPFLTARAWETLIGGALGLLAAMVIFPLRMREK, from the coding sequence ATGGAACCTTCTACAGATCCCGCCGATCGCGAACCGTCCGCCGACGCGACGCGGCGCGAGATGCCCGCGAAGCATCCCTTTACCGCGGTCGGCGACTGGCTCGCGCGCGTCGATCCCGGCACGCACCGCCGCATCAAGGGGCTTCGCCTCGTGACGGCATACGGCCTCGCCTCGGCGCTCGGCACCTTGCAGGACATCACGCACGGATTGCCGCGCGATGCGTCAGTCGGCCTGCTCGCGGCCAACTTCGCGCTGTGGGCGAGCGTGTCGGAGGCGCGCACGACCCGGCCGGAATCGAGCCGCGATCTCGCGCTGCTATGCGCGGCGGCCGCGCTCGGCGCAGCGATGTACGTCTACCTTGCGAAGCCCTTGCTCGCCTTCGGACATGCGGGTCCCGAGCTCGTGCTGGTCACGGGTGCATTCCTCGTCGGCTATCTGAAGCGATTCGGCATAACGGGCGGCGGACTCGGCTCGCAGATCTATATCGGGCAACTGCTGGCCTACGGCACGAACCTCGTACCCGCCGATCTACCCGCTATCGCCATTGCGGGACTGATCGCGATGCTGGCGTCGATCGTGCCGCGGCTGCTGAGCGGGCCAGCCGAACGGCCCGCCGTCGTCGCGGCGCTGTCGCCCGGACCCGAGCCTGTGCCCGGACGGCCTTCACCCGAGTTCGTGATGGGACTGCAGGCCGCCAGCGGCGCGCTCGTGGTCGTCGCGTTGAACGCGTGGCTGAATCTCGCGGAATCGGTGTGGGCGATCACGGCGTGCACGTATGTCGTGGCCGGGTCCGCGACGGGCACCGTGCAGCGCGTGCGGCGGCGGATCATCGGCACGCTCATCGGCGTGCCGCTCGGGCTGATATGCCTGCCGATTGCGGAGCATGCGCCGCTGCTCATCTGGCTCGCTGCGGCACTGGCGATGATCGTTTATTCGATGGCGCTGCCCGAACGATACGACATTGCATGCGGTGCGTTTGCGTTCACGCTGATCGTCACGCTCGCGGTGAACGGCATGCACTCGATTCCATTTCTCACGGCGCGGGCGTGGGAAACGTTGATCGGCGGTGCGCTGGGGTTGCTGGCGGCGATGGTTATTTTTCCGTTGAGGATGAGGGAGAAATAA
- a CDS encoding MDR family MFS transporter, protein MSSRSETSRPLVIAAVMGSLAMVAIEATIVSTAMPQIVTKLGGLHLYSWVFSSFLLTQTAMTVVFGKLADIFGRKRIMLAGIAIFLVGSVLAGFAWSMPAMIVFRLIQGIGAGSIQPVTLTIVGDLYPAKERGKVQGYLASVWATAAVLGPMIGGFIVRDFSWAWIFWINIPIGLISAGGFVLFLHEKERDARPSIDIGGAVLFTAAIAALMIGLTSLSTADYTHAILSGSVFVASAALFVWQERRSPDPMISFSLWGHRPIAMTNLATVFSGMALMGLTTFLPMYVQGVLHRTPVVAGFALTMVMVGWPLGATLSARSFHRFDLRKLLIGGSAVIPVGAMVFVSLTPHSTPLVAAIGSLVMGFGMGALSVTSLVLIQEQVDKSQRGSATASNLFSRNLGSTLGATVFGALLNYGLAHSKTLGAVTSDQLRKVIESAPGSTDNFAAIRQALHQSVHLTFAGLFIVALAIVVFAVLVPTVAAARNREAPQR, encoded by the coding sequence CTGTCGTCCAGATCGGAGACATCCCGGCCACTCGTCATCGCAGCCGTGATGGGCTCGCTGGCGATGGTCGCCATCGAAGCGACAATTGTCTCGACCGCCATGCCGCAGATCGTGACGAAACTCGGCGGACTGCATTTATATAGCTGGGTTTTCTCGTCGTTTTTGCTGACGCAGACCGCCATGACGGTGGTCTTTGGCAAGCTCGCGGATATCTTTGGTCGCAAGCGCATCATGCTGGCGGGCATTGCCATTTTCCTGGTCGGATCGGTGCTGGCCGGCTTCGCCTGGTCGATGCCTGCGATGATCGTCTTCAGGCTTATTCAGGGGATCGGCGCCGGGTCAATACAACCGGTCACGCTGACCATCGTCGGCGACCTCTATCCGGCGAAAGAGCGTGGAAAGGTTCAGGGCTATCTGGCCAGCGTGTGGGCGACGGCGGCCGTCCTCGGACCGATGATCGGCGGATTTATTGTCCGTGACTTTTCGTGGGCGTGGATCTTCTGGATCAACATCCCCATCGGATTGATTTCAGCCGGAGGATTCGTCCTGTTCCTGCATGAAAAGGAAAGAGACGCCCGGCCGTCGATCGATATCGGCGGTGCGGTTCTCTTCACCGCCGCCATCGCTGCGCTCATGATCGGTTTGACGAGCCTGAGTACAGCGGACTATACGCACGCGATACTCAGCGGCAGCGTGTTCGTCGCAAGCGCAGCGCTGTTTGTCTGGCAGGAGCGGCGAAGCCCGGACCCGATGATCTCGTTCAGCCTGTGGGGGCATAGACCCATTGCGATGACCAACCTCGCGACGGTTTTCTCCGGCATGGCCTTGATGGGGCTGACAACTTTCCTGCCGATGTATGTTCAGGGTGTACTGCATCGCACGCCGGTGGTCGCGGGCTTTGCGCTAACCATGGTCATGGTGGGCTGGCCGCTGGGCGCCACGCTTTCCGCCCGCTCCTTTCACCGGTTCGATCTGCGCAAGCTGCTGATCGGTGGAAGCGCAGTGATCCCCGTTGGCGCGATGGTCTTCGTCTCGTTGACCCCTCATAGCACACCGCTTGTAGCCGCTATCGGATCGCTGGTCATGGGCTTTGGAATGGGCGCGCTTAGCGTCACTTCTCTCGTGCTCATCCAGGAGCAGGTCGACAAGTCGCAACGTGGCAGCGCTACCGCGTCAAACCTGTTCTCGCGCAACCTTGGAAGCACACTCGGCGCAACCGTCTTCGGCGCCCTGCTCAACTACGGATTGGCTCATTCGAAGACGCTTGGCGCCGTCACTTCCGATCAACTGCGCAAGGTGATCGAGTCAGCACCCGGCAGTACGGACAACTTTGCCGCCATTCGTCAGGCGTTGCATCAGTCGGTTCATCTGACGTTTGCCGGACTCTTTATCGTTGCGTTGGCAATCGTCGTTTTCGCGGTTCTCGTGCCCACCGTTGCTGCGGCCAGAAACCGTGAAGCGCCTCAGCGTTGA
- a CDS encoding carboxymuconolactone decarboxylase family protein: MTRLTTATLETATGVTAEVFAKLKKMVGKVPNAFATIGTHSPDGLQAIFAIDAAAKRSELSDADIETLKLVVSEVSGCDYCVAAHALKGKFSGLSQDVMTQVRAGKPTGDARRDALVRFVRVLVETRGTLPAAELDAFRAAGYSEHQVIGVSLSIASITFGNLVNRINDTVIDFPLPTQLVAGSKESTPG; encoded by the coding sequence ATGACCCGTCTTACTACCGCCACGCTTGAAACCGCGACTGGCGTAACCGCAGAAGTATTCGCGAAGCTCAAAAAAATGGTAGGTAAAGTTCCCAATGCATTTGCGACGATCGGCACCCACAGTCCTGATGGACTTCAGGCCATATTCGCTATCGACGCGGCGGCGAAGCGAAGCGAACTGTCCGACGCGGATATCGAAACGCTCAAGCTGGTCGTCAGCGAGGTTTCGGGCTGCGATTACTGTGTAGCGGCTCACGCGCTGAAAGGCAAATTCTCGGGTCTGTCTCAGGACGTGATGACCCAAGTCCGCGCAGGAAAGCCTACAGGTGACGCCAGGCGAGATGCGCTGGTACGTTTCGTTCGGGTTCTTGTCGAAACCCGGGGCACGCTTCCCGCCGCTGAACTGGATGCGTTTCGCGCGGCTGGCTACAGTGAACATCAGGTGATCGGCGTGTCTCTGTCGATCGCTTCCATCACCTTTGGAAACCTGGTGAACCGAATCAACGATACCGTGATCGATTTCCCGCTGCCGACACAACTGGTGGCCGGGAGCAAGGAAAGCACCCCCGGGTGA
- a CDS encoding FAD-dependent oxidoreductase, with amino-acid sequence MFAGLPDSELDRLARSAGDVHLQAGDFAVHEGGEPALYAVLEGKIEAFKVFDSVERTLGWRTPGSVFGELPLVLSSPFVISYRAASPSRVMRVDTQHYYAIAASCREIAVKVGLLARERVGGLQEIADEPPTPRATMIGDRLDPACRALQQFLQRNQVSFEVKAPDDFEKQSPESGERFQVADFPVLKLHDGAVLRRPSTRQLATALGLRTQPSLRDYDTVIIGGGPAGLAAAVYGASEGLRTLVLEREALGGQAGTSSRIENYLGFPNGVSGEELASRALQQAKRLGAEIVVARSVRKVEIGAHCLHLDGDDIIQARTIILATGVSWRRLDIEGCDRFAGKGIHYGASRGDSSGTHGLDIFLIGGGNSAGQAALNFANHARHVTLVVRGDSLEKNMSRYLIEQIKAKSNVSVQLDSEVTAVRGESRLSEICLRDGSHGEVSWKACGGLFVFIGADAETGWLPMEIARDQRGFVLTGDDVVKAGHWSETRDPYLLETSIPGVFACGDVRLSPVKRVASAVGEGSMAIAFVHKYLESRRG; translated from the coding sequence TTGTTTGCCGGTCTGCCAGACAGTGAACTTGATCGTTTGGCAAGGTCCGCTGGCGATGTACATTTGCAAGCCGGAGATTTTGCCGTACATGAGGGCGGAGAGCCTGCACTTTACGCAGTGCTGGAAGGGAAAATAGAAGCCTTCAAGGTTTTTGACAGTGTTGAGCGCACGCTTGGTTGGAGAACGCCTGGAAGTGTGTTCGGTGAACTGCCGCTTGTGTTGAGTTCGCCATTCGTTATCTCTTACCGAGCTGCTTCGCCCTCCCGGGTTATGCGTGTCGACACACAGCACTATTATGCAATTGCGGCCTCATGCCGGGAAATCGCAGTAAAAGTGGGCCTTCTCGCCCGAGAGCGCGTTGGAGGTCTGCAGGAAATCGCTGACGAGCCGCCCACGCCTCGGGCGACGATGATCGGCGATCGCCTTGATCCGGCCTGCAGGGCGTTGCAACAGTTCTTGCAACGCAATCAGGTAAGTTTCGAGGTGAAGGCGCCCGATGATTTCGAGAAGCAATCTCCCGAGTCTGGGGAACGTTTTCAAGTAGCTGATTTTCCCGTTTTGAAATTGCATGACGGGGCTGTTCTCCGGCGCCCGTCAACTCGACAGCTCGCTACAGCGCTTGGCTTGCGAACCCAGCCGAGCCTTCGGGACTATGACACCGTAATTATCGGAGGGGGTCCGGCTGGGCTTGCGGCAGCCGTCTATGGTGCATCTGAAGGTCTGCGTACTCTGGTACTCGAGCGCGAGGCACTGGGTGGGCAGGCGGGTACATCATCGCGGATCGAAAATTATCTTGGTTTTCCGAATGGCGTATCAGGGGAAGAGCTTGCAAGCCGCGCGTTGCAGCAGGCGAAGAGACTCGGTGCGGAGATCGTGGTTGCGCGATCGGTCAGGAAAGTCGAGATTGGCGCTCACTGTCTACACCTCGATGGGGACGACATCATTCAGGCGCGAACAATCATCCTCGCGACAGGCGTCAGCTGGCGGAGGCTCGATATAGAGGGCTGTGACCGGTTTGCCGGTAAGGGTATCCATTATGGTGCCTCGCGCGGCGATTCCAGTGGTACACATGGTCTTGACATCTTCCTCATCGGCGGTGGCAATTCGGCTGGTCAAGCCGCCTTGAATTTCGCCAATCACGCACGGCACGTAACGCTTGTTGTGCGTGGGGACTCGCTTGAGAAAAATATGTCCCGCTATCTAATCGAGCAGATCAAGGCAAAATCCAACGTCTCCGTCCAACTCGATTCGGAAGTGACCGCGGTGCGGGGGGAGTCCCGTCTCTCGGAGATCTGTTTGCGGGATGGGTCACATGGAGAGGTGAGCTGGAAAGCCTGCGGAGGGCTCTTCGTTTTTATCGGTGCAGACGCGGAGACGGGATGGCTACCGATGGAAATCGCGCGCGATCAACGAGGGTTCGTGCTCACGGGCGACGATGTCGTTAAGGCAGGGCACTGGTCCGAAACTCGCGACCCTTACCTACTCGAAACGAGTATCCCCGGCGTATTCGCATGCGGAGATGTACGACTGAGTCCCGTCAAACGCGTCGCCTCTGCCGTTGGAGAAGGCAGTATGGCAATCGCATTCGTTCACAAATATCTGGAAAGTCGTCGAGGGTGA
- a CDS encoding IS30 family transposase produces MEKRYQQLQPEERLTIASQHLQGSSIRAMARMLGRSPATVSRELARNCGPDRYASVPAQALSVARRVAGRRPAKLDPQGVTWRIVLTLLDWKWSPQQISGTLKRMHPNDSSQRVSHETIYTAIYARPYGELRRQLVACLRHHRSDRMPRSRGTDRRGQIPDMVSIHVRPPEVDDRVMPGHWEGDFIKGANNASSVGVLVERSSRLVLLARMDDATAASALAGFSAKLNSIAAPLRQSFTYDQGKEMACHQELAAATGVKVYFCDPHSPWQRGTCENTNGLLRQYLPKGTDLSVYSQDDLDDIADSLNSRPRATHAFHSPFEVFATMLALASQPDNSVH; encoded by the coding sequence ATGGAAAAACGATACCAACAACTCCAGCCTGAAGAGCGGCTGACGATTGCCAGCCAGCATCTGCAGGGTTCAAGCATACGGGCCATGGCCCGTATGCTTGGGCGCTCACCTGCAACGGTGAGTCGCGAACTGGCTCGCAACTGCGGGCCTGACCGCTATGCTTCGGTGCCGGCCCAGGCGTTAAGCGTGGCGCGACGTGTGGCTGGCCGGCGCCCCGCCAAGCTCGATCCGCAGGGTGTTACATGGCGCATCGTCCTCACGCTGCTGGACTGGAAATGGTCGCCTCAGCAGATATCAGGTACGCTCAAACGTATGCACCCGAATGATTCGTCCCAGCGGGTCTCGCATGAGACCATCTATACGGCTATCTACGCTCGTCCGTATGGGGAACTGCGTCGCCAGCTCGTCGCCTGTCTGCGCCACCATCGCAGCGATCGCATGCCGCGAAGTCGAGGCACAGACCGGCGCGGTCAGATTCCAGATATGGTCAGCATTCATGTGCGCCCACCCGAGGTGGACGACCGCGTGATGCCGGGCCACTGGGAAGGCGACTTCATCAAGGGTGCAAACAATGCCTCTTCCGTGGGCGTGCTGGTCGAACGCTCCAGCCGCCTTGTGCTGCTTGCCCGCATGGACGATGCGACAGCTGCCTCGGCACTCGCGGGCTTCTCCGCCAAACTGAATTCCATCGCTGCGCCGCTGCGACAGAGCTTCACGTACGACCAGGGCAAGGAAATGGCCTGCCACCAGGAGCTCGCGGCCGCGACCGGTGTGAAGGTCTATTTCTGCGACCCTCACAGCCCCTGGCAGCGTGGCACGTGCGAGAACACCAATGGTCTGCTACGCCAGTATCTGCCCAAGGGCACGGATCTCTCGGTCTACAGCCAGGACGACCTTGATGACATCGCTGACAGCCTCAACAGCCGGCCACGTGCCACACACGCTTTCCACTCGCCGTTCGAAGTCTTCGCCACCATGCTTGCACTTGCTTCTCAACCTGATAATTCCGTTCACTAG
- a CDS encoding TIGR03118 family protein: protein MKSLFEVFGIAACGAALATLVSCGGGSGSNNTSSPAQSSFTAAAIVSDGAVSAPHTDPNLKNAWGVAFNPKGFVWVADNGTNLATLYDGNGVPQSLVVTIPAGTNGEAAPTGIVFNGTPSFTVTQNGKSGVAAFIFAGEGGTITAWAPAVGPTNAFTMYDDGAGGAVYKGLALGANNGNNFLYATDFHNNKIDVFDTNFTKVTMPGGFKDSAIPAGFAPFGIQLIGSNLFVTYAMQDAAKHDDVAGAGAGVVDVFDTAGNLKQHFATGAPLNAPWGIAQAPGNFGTFSGAILIGNFGDGTINAFDASSGKSMGPLKSSNGNTIVQNGLWGIAFGNNLSNQPSNTLFFAAGPNDEANGVYGRIDLNPASSSGTSSGSSTGSSSSGGASIGM from the coding sequence ATGAAGTCTCTCTTCGAGGTGTTCGGCATCGCAGCCTGTGGCGCGGCTTTAGCGACGCTCGTTTCATGCGGCGGCGGTTCCGGGTCGAACAATACGAGTTCGCCCGCGCAATCGTCATTCACCGCGGCGGCCATCGTCTCCGATGGCGCAGTGTCCGCGCCTCACACCGACCCGAACCTGAAGAACGCGTGGGGCGTCGCGTTCAACCCCAAAGGCTTTGTCTGGGTCGCCGACAATGGCACCAATCTCGCGACGCTCTACGACGGCAACGGCGTGCCGCAATCGCTCGTCGTCACGATACCGGCCGGCACCAACGGCGAGGCTGCGCCCACGGGCATCGTGTTCAACGGCACGCCCAGCTTCACCGTGACGCAGAACGGCAAATCAGGCGTCGCGGCCTTCATCTTCGCGGGCGAAGGCGGCACGATCACGGCGTGGGCGCCCGCCGTTGGCCCGACCAATGCCTTCACGATGTATGACGACGGCGCAGGCGGCGCCGTCTACAAAGGGCTTGCACTCGGAGCGAACAATGGCAACAACTTCCTCTATGCGACCGACTTTCATAACAACAAGATCGACGTGTTCGATACGAACTTCACGAAGGTGACGATGCCGGGCGGCTTCAAGGACAGCGCCATTCCCGCCGGTTTTGCGCCGTTCGGCATCCAGCTGATCGGCTCGAACCTGTTCGTCACCTATGCGATGCAGGACGCCGCGAAACATGACGACGTTGCGGGCGCGGGCGCCGGCGTGGTCGACGTATTCGACACGGCTGGCAATCTCAAACAGCACTTCGCCACAGGCGCGCCGTTGAACGCGCCATGGGGTATCGCGCAGGCACCGGGCAACTTCGGCACGTTCAGCGGCGCGATTCTGATCGGCAATTTTGGCGACGGGACGATCAACGCGTTCGATGCGTCGAGCGGCAAGTCGATGGGACCGTTGAAGTCGTCGAATGGCAACACGATCGTCCAGAACGGCTTATGGGGCATCGCGTTCGGCAACAACCTGAGCAACCAGCCTTCGAACACACTGTTCTTCGCAGCCGGGCCGAATGACGAAGCGAACGGCGTCTATGGAAGAATCGATCTGAATCCGGCGTCCAGCTCGGGCACCAGTTCCGGCTCCAGCACGGGATCGAGTTCGAGCGGCGGCGCGAGCATCGGCATGTAA